TATCAAAATGAAACGGTGCATCAATATGAGTGCCTGTATGAATACTCATCGTTAACTTTCCGACATTTACTGAACCACTCTCTTCTTTTGACCATGAAACTTCATACGAGAATGGTGTATCCCCTGGCCAAGTAGCAATATCATTATTTAGCGGTTGTGAAATATCAATCCACTCTGATGTTTTCATACTTAGGCCACAACCTCTCGCTTATTTTCAAACTGCTTATACTCTTCATTTTTCATTATTTTCTTTAATATTTGTACAGATTTCCATACTTCTTCGTATGTGTTATATAAAGCGACCGGTGCAAGTCTTACTCCATTAGGTGCACGGAAGTCAGGGATAACTCCATTTGCTTTTAACGCTTTACAAATGCGTGCTGCTTCTGCATGCTCTAAATAAATGTGCCCGCCTCGTTTTTCATCCTCAAATGGATTTCCAATTGTAAATCCGAAATCTTTTAATTCATGATCAATCAAATTAAGCATGTATCTTGTAATATGTAGTGACTTTTCGCGTAAACGTTTTATACCAGCATCTTTAAACATTTCAAGAGAACCGATTAAAGGTGCAGTACTTAATACGTGTGGTGTACCAATTTGATAAGCACCTGCATGATCAGCCGCTGTTAATATATGTTCCATATCAAACTGCTTATCTTTTCTAGAACTAAACCAACCTGATAATCCAGGAAGTCTATTAAAATGCTTTTTATTTACATAAAGCCCTGCAACACCACCAGGTCCCGCATTTAAGTATTTATAATTACACCACATTGCGAAATCAACATCCCATTCTTTGAAATGATGCGGAATAGAACCGATTGAATGACATAAATCAAATCCAATATGAATACCACGCTCATGAGCTTCCGCTGTTAAACGTTTCATATCAAGAATTTGTCCACTTCTATATAGTACAGAAGGCAATAAAATTAACGCGATATCATCTGTCATTGCTTGAATAATATCATCTTCAGAAAGTGTTCTACCATCTCGGCTCTTCACTCGTACTAAATGCTCATCTGGATCTAGGCCCTTTAAACGAATTTGACTTTGAAGTGCATATATATCTGACGGAAATGTTAATTCATCAGCAAGAATTTTTGTACGTATTCCTTTCGGCTCATAAAACGTCGCAATTACTTGGTGAATATTCGTCGTTGTGGAACCGGTTACAATTGTTTCTTCTGGTAAAGCTCCAATAAGAGGCGCAGTCAATTCACCTAATTTCTCCGAAAGGAAAAACCACGGATGCTCTCCTTCAGTCCAGCCGTCAATTCCATACTTCTTCCATGAATCGAGCAACGTAAGTAATGATTTCTCTGCTCTTTTTGAAAGTAGCCCTAATGAGTTTCCATCTAAATATATCGTTCCTTCTTTTTTATAGAATTCAGTTTGAAAATCTTTCAGTTCATCATGTTTATCACATTCAAGCGCATATTCATAAGTTGGTTGGAATGGTTCTTTATACATGGTGTCACCTTCTTTTAATTTTCTTTTTATTCTAACTAATTGAAATATATCACCTTAGTTGATATAACGTCAATGATATTATGTCAGTTGACTTTATATATGAATTTCTTTTACAATACAGTTATATTTTCAGATATTTCAGTATAAAGAGGTGGTTCTTTGAAAAACAGTACTCTTTCATCAAGAAAACACCGCTCCTTAGAAACAAAGAAGAAACTATTACACTCTGGTTACACTATTTTTATACGTAACGGATTTCAAAAAACGACAATTACACAAATTATTAAACATGCAGAAACCGGTTATGGCACGGCATATGTATACTTTAAAAACAAAGATGACCTCCTCATCGTTTTAATGGAAGATGTCATGAATCAATTTTATGATATTGCCGAGCGCTCCTTTTCGCCTCAAACAAAAGAAGAAGCACATAAAATGATTCAAAATCAAGTTAGAGCATTTCTGCAACTAGCAAAGAAAGAGCGAGCTATTTTACTAGTAGTAGAAGAAGCGATCGGATTATCAAAAGAGATACGTCAAAAATGGGACGAGATACGGGAACGCTTTATAAACAATATTACGCAGGATATTACATACTCTCAAGAAAATGGATTAGCACAGCCTGAATTAAATAAAGAAATTGTAGCACGTGCTTGGTTCGCAATGAATGAGATGTTTCTTTGGACGATTGTGAAAAATGATAAAAAATTAGAGTTAGAAGAGATAGTACATACATTGACAGAAATGTATACAACGGGGTTATATAAATAGCACACCTTCAATAAATAAGGTGTGCTATTTTACATTTATAAAAATATTTTATCTGGATACGGTAACTAATATTAAATTTCTTTATTATAAGCAGTTTCTACACACTCTGCTAGACGCTCTATTTGTTCCATAGTTATACCTCGTGATATCCAGCCTGTTAACTTATACATAATTTTATAATAAAAATTACTAGGTTCATATTCTGAAATTAATGTTAGTGCTGTACCTTCCTCATCTTCTTCTAACATATAAGTCATCGCTGAATAACCTTGCTTCATTTCACTTCCTAGTGAAATAATATGTGGTGCATCGTATTCAATGATTTCTACTTCTGCCTCAATTATTTTCTTACCGACTTTTTGAACAGAGATATATTTATCTCCTACACATGGATTCTCTTTATCCATATTTGAAGGATAACGATTTTCTATTATAAACGTATTCCATTCTTTTATTTTTTCATCTTCTACAATATAGTCACAAACTACATCAATTGGTGCTTTTATTACTATTTCTAGTGCGAAACTCATTAAACTGCCCCTCTCAAATACCCTATCCAATTCTATATTAACTAAATCATTATGCCATATTTTATATAGTGAAATACAAGTAGAATTTTAACTTTTATTGTGAGAATACTTATTGTAATAAGAAAATCATTTTTCAGTAATTTAAGTACGTATTCATTTAAAATATTTTATAAACGATACAATAATTAAAAATACAGCAACAAGTAGTAAAACAATTCCTATACTCCTATTTTCTTTTTCTTTATTTTTGAAATTTTGTACCCCCATACTAACTAACATACATCCTAAAAGCGTTTGTAAAATTAGTACACTTTGTTTCGAAGCATCATCCCAACTATAAATGGAATACCCCATTATTATAATTGCAAGTAAAATCGTTAAGATTCTATTCATACGTAAATCCCTCCTATAAAAGAAGCCGCTAAGTTTCCTTAGCGGCTTTATTAACAATTTATATTTACAACATTACTTTTTATGAATTTGATATAAGTCCAAAGGATTTCCTAGCCAATATAACTGCGTATGTTAGCACACCTTTTCTTTATTCATTCTACTTACAATCCCAACTATAAATTTATATTCAATCCTCCTCTTTTTAACTTTTTTAAACCCTTCTTTCATATCAAAAATAAAACACGTTTTCCGAAACCAAATTCGTACATATAAAGACTCAAAATAAATAGGTTTTATAATTCCTCGTTCCTCAAGTTCAGTTCCATCTTTATTTTCTAGTTCTGTTCGAACGAACCACCTATTTCCAATACCAATTTCAATATACTTCACATAAGTCCCCCTTTCGGAAATTTATTTCTAACTATTTTATTATTTCCCCGGTAAGCGCAGATTCCGACAGAACATGAGCTCACAAAGAAAAAGTAGATTACAAAAATCTACTTTATAGCTTATATTTCTGCATTCGTTTATAAAATGTACTTCGAGGTACATCTAACAGTTTTGCAGCTAACGAAACATTTCCGTTCGTCTTTTCTAGCGCTTCAATCATGCTATCACGTTGTATTCTTTCACGGAAAGTTAATGTATGATCTGCTTTTTTCTCAATTTGCAATTTAAGTTGATGTTGATTTCCCATCATTGTTTGTAATAAAAAAGAAATTTGTTTTTCGCATATTTGCCGTCCTTGTGACAAAATGTATATGCGTTCTAATACATTTAATAATTCTCGAATATTTCCGGGCCATGTATGCTGTAAAAGTTGATTACAAATGCTCTTTGGAAATGCAACATTCCAATTCTTTCGTCTACAAAAATCTTGTATGAAGTACGGAATATCTTCTTTTCTTTCTATTAACGATGGAACATATAGTGGATAAACATGTAAACGATAATATAAATCTTGACGGAATTTCCCTTCTTCTACTAATCGCAATAAATCTTTATGTGTCGCAGTAATAATACGAATATTTACTGGTATCTCTTTTGAACTGCCAATTGGGGTTACTGTTCGTTCTTGTAAAACACGCAATAATGCGACTTGCATCTCTGCTGGCACTTCACCAATTTCATCTAAAAATATTGTACCACCGTCTGCTTGTTCAAATTTCCCTTTATATCCGTGGCGCCGTGCACCTGTAAATGCACCTTCAGCATAACCGAACAATTCACTTTCCATTAATTCTTTTGGCAATGAACCGCAGTTAACAGCTATAAAAGGACCATTTTTTCTTGGACTATTTTCATGAATTGCTCTCGCAACATATTCTTTCCCTACACCTGTTTCACCACAAACATATACACTAGCGTCAGTTGGAGATACTAGCTTAATTTCTTCTAAAGTATGTTGAAATGCATCGCTTGTCCCAATAACTCCAGGGAACGTAATTCCGTTTATAAATGGGGAAGTAGAAAATACATTTCCTTGTTTATTTTCCTTTACATAAATACATTTCCCGATCATTCTATCATTACTATATACTGGTACCTCTAATTTAGGTTTCAATCCATTTTGCATTAAATCTTCAAGTTTCATTCGTGACCAATTAGAAACTCGTTCTCGAACCTTCTTGCTTGCAGAAACGATAACATCACGATGATTACAAATAACAACTTGTTCATCACTGTCAATTACATCTAAAAAACGATGGATTAAATGTAATTCATTTTGATGCACTCGAATACTACATTCACGTTCAATCGCATGTGCAATCGAAGTTACCATCCCGAGCATGTACGGATGTGAAAATTCAATTAGACAGGAGAAATCTAGAACTCCAATTAATTTCCCATCATCATTATGAATGGGAGCAGCCGCACAGCTCCAGCTATGAGATGCGACAGAATAATGCTCTGTACCACTTATCATAATAGCCTCTTCAATCTGTAACGCGGTTCCTATCGCATTTGTACCAACAGCTGCTTCCGTCCATTTCACACCTTCAATGAAGTTAATGTGTTTCGCTCGTTTCAACGTTTGTCGATTTCCACTTAACGATAGAACGTAACCGTCTGGATCAATTAATAATGCCATCATTTGCAGTTCATCAATGGTTTTTCTCATATTTTGCATTTGAGGTATTGCTATATCTAGGAAGATTTCACTCTTTTTCTTTTGATCCTGAAAAATATTAGAAGACAAAATTTTCTGACCTTTATTCATATGAGGATTCACATTTGCTTGTTTACATCGATGCCATGACTCTGAAATTCTTTTGTTAATACGATTTGAATCAAGGACTCCTTCATCAACAAACTTTTTCCATGTATGTAAGTAAAACGGTGAAGCTAACATTGTATCATCTCCCTATTCATTGTTTTGGAGATCTGTAAAAACATACTTTTATTATAAAACTGTATAAAAGCGTTTTCAATAAATCTAGAAAGACGACACAAATATGTTAATAATTTGAATATCTTAATGCGCTTCTTTATTCTTTTTTAGTAAAACTATATTTTGTATGATAGACGCAAAGAAAATACATAACCAAAACCACTTTTGTGGATTGCCGTTTATAAAGAAAACTATCAACGCTATTGCAAATAAAGTAGTGGATGCTAAACTAAAATATAATTTTGTTTTCATTCCCATTATGCATCACTCCTCAATTACTTTACAGTATATACTAACTCTTCATTTTTTAACTCTAATATGTACTTCTGTAAAACATATTCTCTTCCGCCATGTTTTTCATACCAATCATGTATTCTGTTAACATGTATCTTGTCGTTTCTAATTTTCGATTCAATGTCTTTATACTGGTCATAACTATCATATTTCCATATGGCGAATATTTCTGTTGTGCCATCATTATTATCTTTCATCCAGCGTCCTATTAACCTGGAACCATGCTTTAATTGATTGGGCAAGTTCGTGTTAGTAAAATGCTCATTAAATGTTTCTACAAATTCATTCTTTACTATATAGTACTTCCTTCTGTAAAACATTCCACTACACCTCTTTTATGAATCTTCCCATTACAACCGTATTATAATACTTCCCATCCGACAGTCTTTTATCATGTTTCAAAATACCTTCTACTTCAAAACCTAATTTTTTATACAGCTGAATGGCTTTTTCATTTGTCTCTAACACTTGTAATGATATCTTTTTCACTTCATTTTCATTAGCCCACTGAATAGATTGTCGCAAGAGACTCTTACCGATTCCATATCCCAAAAACTCTCTTAAAATACAAACGCCAAACTCTACTTTATGGGATAATTTTTTCAAATTTGATCCTTCACATCTTGAGAATCCTACGATTTGGTTGTGCACTTCTGCAACTAAAAAGAGATTCTTCACCTCTTCACTATCTGCTTTTATTATTTTTTGAAAACCTATCTTATCTATAAATCCCTCTCCAGCTTCTCTATCCATATTTTCAGTTTCGCCATCGATCTGAACTCTAATCTTCGATAATTGCTCCGCATCCGTTTCAGCTGCTGAACGAATTATGTAAGTTAATCCATTTATATGAAACTCTTGTTCTTTTATAATCATTTTAAACTCCTTTTAAATGCAGTCTATTGATGCTATCAAAATTTCTTTGCCTTGTTTCTCAAATTGTTGAATCATTTCTTTAGGAGCCTCTTCATCTGTTATTATAAGTTCAATTTCTCTCAGTGACTCTCCTTTAATAAAGCAATCTCTTCCAAGTTTAGTATGCGGAGCTAAACAAATATTTCTTCTAGCAATTTTACTTACTGTTTTTCCAAAATAAGCAACTTCCGGCGTTGCAGTACTTATACCATTCAATGAAATGCCGCCACCTGTAGAGAAATACAGATCAATAGATAATCTATTGATCATTTCAGAGGCAAGTGTATCTGTCATATTTCCTGATGATTTCACCTTTCCACCAATTAAATACGTTTCTACATTCTTATACTCCCTTAACTTACTAGCAATTTCTAAAGCATTTGTAATCACTGTAAATGATGTTTCAGGTAAATACTTTAACATCGCATAATGAATAGATGCCCCGCCAATAAAAACGGAATCTCCTTCTTGTATGTAGGATACAGCAACTTTCGCAATCGCTTCTTCACCTAGTGACCTATCACGATAACGTTTCGATGGTTCAGCAGTTAAATTTCTTACTCTAGTAAGTTCGATTGCACCTCCATGCGTTCTTTTTAACAAGCCATCCTTCTCCATAATAGATAAATCTCTTCTTATAGAATCAATAGACATATCGAAACTTTCCGCAAGATCTTTAGCAATTACCCTTCCGTTTTTCTTAAGTAACTCTAAAATTTTCTCTCTACGCTCTTCAGTAAACATGTACCCACCGCCGTTATTGAAGATTCTGAAACTTCATCTTTATTTTAATTATATGCATGTCCCTTCCGTTTTACAATTTTTCAATTCTTATTCACTCTGTTTTATTCAGCTTTTTCCCTCTTTCTATCCCGTTGACTTGACAACTAAATAAATGTATATTTGCATATTCCGCAAATACACTTCCATTTACCTTCCTATTCATGTAAAATTATTCCTATGTTTTACTTTTTAACACAGAAAGGAATTACTATGAAATCTTTAATGAAAGTAACTTGTACAACATTATTATTTACAGGACTTATGGCAGGATGTAATGGGAATACTGCACCGAAACAAGAAAAGAGCGCTCTTGAAAAGAATGCAATGCACTATGGGGAAATAGTTAAAAATGGATACTATAGAGCGACTGTTGAAAATGCTAAATTCGAAAAAATAGACAAAGAGTGGCGTCTCACAGCTCGCGTTACTATAAATAACGCTCGTGCTGACGGACAAACGATAGATCTTTCAGAAATAAAATATTTCATAAAAGATGAAAAAACGGGTAAAAAATACGAAGGTGAAGTTATACAAAATGAAAATGCTAAAAAGGTTCCATCTGAGTTTTCTTTAACTAGCGACATTGAATTTAATATGAAAACTTCACCAAAAGATTTAAATAATATGTATTTATACATAGATAGCAAAGCTGCGCCGTTAACAAATACATATTGGAAACTTGATAATTTAGCATCTAAATAAAAAACAGTCCTATAAGACTGTTTTTTGTTTGTAAAGTTATAAAGTTTACTAGTTACTTATCTCAAGCAATACGTCTTTTGCACAAATCGTCACTTCTTCAAATGGACAATCAAATAAAACACCCAATTCGAACCCTTCATTCGTAAGATCTATTTCATGACATAACCACCAAGCATCTTCAAAATCTTCCGGAATAGAACATTTCGTTACCCCTGTAAAAGTTACTTGCAGTTTATCAAATTCACTGAACGTACCGCTGCAATCCAAAGTAATAATTAGCGTATCTTTTGATAATCTCTCTACTGATTTGACCACACTATCATGTAGTGAGTATTCATGTAGTTTAACGACGTTCTGCGCGAGTTTTTCTTTTATAATATTATAATTATCTATACAAGCTTGTTCTAAATCATTCATTCTTTTCTCATAATCTTCAGTCCAATCCAGCATAAGTTTCTTTAACTTTTCCGATGGGTATTCTGAATTAATTGTATTGTCATGAATGTATGGATGTAATGAATTAGGTAGAAACTTTAATAAATCTTCTTTCTTTTCTTCCACGTCTTCTCTTAAACATTGCTTATAATCTATTCCTACCTTTTCGCTCTCTCGTAACATCTCTTCCCATTCTTCTACTGTTTCTGGGAAAATTAAAAATCCAGACACTTGCATTTCTTTATACCAATCTTTATTGAAATACTTCAAAGGCTTTCCTCCAAAAATATTTTAACATCCAACAAAAGCGATACATCTATTTATTATATCATTCCAATAACTATTTTTTCTAAAGAAAAAATGCAAAAATGTAAATATTCCGCCTTTTATTTCTAAAACTTCTGAATATTTACAATAATCTATAATTAGCATACATTTTACTAGTACAAAGAATTCACCTGTACAAAAATCTAAATAAAAAGGGATGGTTATATGTTTAAAAAATTAGTAGCGGGTACATTAGTAGCAGGATTTGCATTAACTGGAGGACTAGGGGTAGCAAGTGCTGAAGAAAAAGGTAACACAATTAAGTCTTTTGATTATTTAAAAGTGGATGAACAGAATGTTAATTCACTTTTAAAATTAAGTGATCAGGATAAGAAAGATATCCAAATTACTATGGTATTACCAGAGCAAAATGAAAATGGAGATTGGTTAGCTTACGGTTTTACTAGTAGAGAAACATTGGATACTTATATTGAAAAGGATAAAAAAGCACTTAAAAATAAAATTAATCCTTTAGGTAGCGGCGCTGGTAGTACAGATTTTTATGAACATATAAATAAAGGTGGACAATACATTTACTGGAGCAGCGGCTTTAAAAACTTACCATCTAGCTGGAACGATAGAATTTCTTCTGTAAGTACGGCGTCACCTTCTGCAAGTTATTCAACGACACTTTGGGAGCATACTTCTACACAAGGATTAGGAAAAGGTGTTTTATTTAAACACGCTGATTGGTATGGTAAAACTGCTAATTTATCTGCTGAATGGAACGATAAAACTTCAGCTATTGAAATTAAATAGTAACAAGGTATTTCATTTCTTCTATAAAAATTCAAACCACTATTCTCTCTTTCATTTAGAGAATAGTGGTTTATTATATTTCTATTTAAGCATGTACAGCATGTTCTATCGCTTGCAATAACGCTTCATGAAGCGCTTCAGATAAAGTTGGATGCGCTGCAATATAATCTCTCATAATATCGGCAGTAACTTCTGTATGAATCATTACGGTTCCTTGTCCAATCAGTTCGGTTGCACGAGGACCGATAATAGAAATCCCTAAAATTTCTTGATATTTAGACTCTACAATAACTTTTACTTTACCCGTTTGTTCTCCAATAATAAGCGCTTTTCCATTTGCTGAAAAAGGAAACTCTCCGATAAGAATATCACCATATTGCTCTCTTGCTAATTTTTCACTTAAACCGACACTAGAAATTTCTGGAGCTGTATAAATACAGCGAGGTACAGCATGGTAGTTTACTTTTACATCTTCTCCACTCGCGTGTAATGCTGCCGTAGTTCCTTCATGGAAGGCAACGTGAGCAAGCTGGATTCTGCCAATCACATCACCTGCTGCGTAAATATGTGATACATTTGTTTGCATATGTTCATTCACAGCAATCCCTTTATTTGAAAATTGAACACCTGCTTTTTCTAAATCTAATTTTTGTACACGTGGTATTCGACCGACAGAAACGAGAACAAATTCCGGATTGACTACTTGGATACTTCCTTCATATTCAAATGAAGCCTGCTTCTTATAATTATTTAATCCTTTTAAAACTGCTCCTGTAAATATTTCTACGCCATCATTTTCCAGTTTCTCTTTTAATATTTGTGCGATATCTCCATCTTCACCAGGTAATAATTGCGGTGCCATTTCAACAATCGTAACTTTTGTTCCAAGCCGACTATAAATACTTGCAAACTCGCACCCTATTACACCACCACCAACGATTAATAATGATTTCGGTATATTTTCTAGGGACATTGCATGGCTACTATTTAAAATCCAATTCCCATCAAATGGAGCAAAAGGTAATTCAGTCGGTTCTGAACCTGCCGCAATAATGAACTGTTCTCCATCTACTACAATTTCTTTATCACCGTGTGTAACTCTCACACGATGATCCGTTTCAAATCTCGCTTTACCTTGTATAACTTTTATTTTATTTTTCTTCATTAAATATTGAATTCCTTGGACGAGCTGCGTTACGATTTGTGATTTCCTCGCCTGTATTTGCTTCCAATCAACTGAAATACTTCCTTCGTTAAGCATAACTCCATAGTGATTCGCTTTTCTCACAA
This Bacillus paramycoides DNA region includes the following protein-coding sequences:
- a CDS encoding sigma-54-dependent Fis family transcriptional regulator is translated as MLASPFYLHTWKKFVDEGVLDSNRINKRISESWHRCKQANVNPHMNKGQKILSSNIFQDQKKKSEIFLDIAIPQMQNMRKTIDELQMMALLIDPDGYVLSLSGNRQTLKRAKHINFIEGVKWTEAAVGTNAIGTALQIEEAIMISGTEHYSVASHSWSCAAAPIHNDDGKLIGVLDFSCLIEFSHPYMLGMVTSIAHAIERECSIRVHQNELHLIHRFLDVIDSDEQVVICNHRDVIVSASKKVRERVSNWSRMKLEDLMQNGLKPKLEVPVYSNDRMIGKCIYVKENKQGNVFSTSPFINGITFPGVIGTSDAFQHTLEEIKLVSPTDASVYVCGETGVGKEYVARAIHENSPRKNGPFIAVNCGSLPKELMESELFGYAEGAFTGARRHGYKGKFEQADGGTIFLDEIGEVPAEMQVALLRVLQERTVTPIGSSKEIPVNIRIITATHKDLLRLVEEGKFRQDLYYRLHVYPLYVPSLIERKEDIPYFIQDFCRRKNWNVAFPKSICNQLLQHTWPGNIRELLNVLERIYILSQGRQICEKQISFLLQTMMGNQHQLKLQIEKKADHTLTFRERIQRDSMIEALEKTNGNVSLAAKLLDVPRSTFYKRMQKYKL
- the lpdA gene encoding dihydrolipoyl dehydrogenase is translated as MSKLVVIGGGPAGYVAAITAAQSGKEVTLIDEADLGGTCLNVGCMPTKSLLESAEVHDIVRKANHYGVMLNEGSISVDWKQIQARKSQIVTQLVQGIQYLMKKNKIKVIQGKARFETDHRVRVTHGDKEIVVDGEQFIIAAGSEPTELPFAPFDGNWILNSSHAMSLENIPKSLLIVGGGVIGCEFASIYSRLGTKVTIVEMAPQLLPGEDGDIAQILKEKLENDGVEIFTGAVLKGLNNYKKQASFEYEGSIQVVNPEFVLVSVGRIPRVQKLDLEKAGVQFSNKGIAVNEHMQTNVSHIYAAGDVIGRIQLAHVAFHEGTTAALHASGEDVKVNYHAVPRCIYTAPEISSVGLSEKLAREQYGDILIGEFPFSANGKALIIGEQTGKVKVIVESKYQEILGISIIGPRATELIGQGTVMIHTEVTADIMRDYIAAHPTLSEALHEALLQAIEHAVHA
- a CDS encoding DeoR/GlpR family DNA-binding transcription regulator, with amino-acid sequence MFTEERREKILELLKKNGRVIAKDLAESFDMSIDSIRRDLSIMEKDGLLKRTHGGAIELTRVRNLTAEPSKRYRDRSLGEEAIAKVAVSYIQEGDSVFIGGASIHYAMLKYLPETSFTVITNALEIASKLREYKNVETYLIGGKVKSSGNMTDTLASEMINRLSIDLYFSTGGGISLNGISTATPEVAYFGKTVSKIARRNICLAPHTKLGRDCFIKGESLREIELIITDEEAPKEMIQQFEKQGKEILIASIDCI
- a CDS encoding YczI family protein, which codes for MNRILTILLAIIIMGYSIYSWDDASKQSVLILQTLLGCMLVSMGVQNFKNKEKENRSIGIVLLLVAVFLIIVSFIKYFK
- the kynU gene encoding kynureninase; this encodes MYKEPFQPTYEYALECDKHDELKDFQTEFYKKEGTIYLDGNSLGLLSKRAEKSLLTLLDSWKKYGIDGWTEGEHPWFFLSEKLGELTAPLIGALPEETIVTGSTTTNIHQVIATFYEPKGIRTKILADELTFPSDIYALQSQIRLKGLDPDEHLVRVKSRDGRTLSEDDIIQAMTDDIALILLPSVLYRSGQILDMKRLTAEAHERGIHIGFDLCHSIGSIPHHFKEWDVDFAMWCNYKYLNAGPGGVAGLYVNKKHFNRLPGLSGWFSSRKDKQFDMEHILTAADHAGAYQIGTPHVLSTAPLIGSLEMFKDAGIKRLREKSLHITRYMLNLIDHELKDFGFTIGNPFEDEKRGGHIYLEHAEAARICKALKANGVIPDFRAPNGVRLAPVALYNTYEEVWKSVQILKKIMKNEEYKQFENKREVVA
- a CDS encoding SRPBCC domain-containing protein, whose translation is MSFALEIVIKAPIDVVCDYIVEDEKIKEWNTFIIENRYPSNMDKENPCVGDKYISVQKVGKKIIEAEVEIIEYDAPHIISLGSEMKQGYSAMTYMLEEDEEGTALTLISEYEPSNFYYKIMYKLTGWISRGITMEQIERLAECVETAYNKEI
- a CDS encoding DUF4085 family protein produces the protein MKYFNKDWYKEMQVSGFLIFPETVEEWEEMLRESEKVGIDYKQCLREDVEEKKEDLLKFLPNSLHPYIHDNTINSEYPSEKLKKLMLDWTEDYEKRMNDLEQACIDNYNIIKEKLAQNVVKLHEYSLHDSVVKSVERLSKDTLIITLDCSGTFSEFDKLQVTFTGVTKCSIPEDFEDAWWLCHEIDLTNEGFELGVLFDCPFEEVTICAKDVLLEISN
- a CDS encoding GNAT family N-acetyltransferase → MIIKEQEFHINGLTYIIRSAAETDAEQLSKIRVQIDGETENMDREAGEGFIDKIGFQKIIKADSEEVKNLFLVAEVHNQIVGFSRCEGSNLKKLSHKVEFGVCILREFLGYGIGKSLLRQSIQWANENEVKKISLQVLETNEKAIQLYKKLGFEVEGILKHDKRLSDGKYYNTVVMGRFIKEV
- a CDS encoding TetR/AcrR family transcriptional regulator; translated protein: MKNSTLSSRKHRSLETKKKLLHSGYTIFIRNGFQKTTITQIIKHAETGYGTAYVYFKNKDDLLIVLMEDVMNQFYDIAERSFSPQTKEEAHKMIQNQVRAFLQLAKKERAILLVVEEAIGLSKEIRQKWDEIRERFINNITQDITYSQENGLAQPELNKEIVARAWFAMNEMFLWTIVKNDKKLELEEIVHTLTEMYTTGLYK
- a CDS encoding DUF3977 family protein, producing MKYIEIGIGNRWFVRTELENKDGTELEERGIIKPIYFESLYVRIWFRKTCFIFDMKEGFKKVKKRRIEYKFIVGIVSRMNKEKVC
- a CDS encoding NIPSNAP family protein, with product MFYRRKYYIVKNEFVETFNEHFTNTNLPNQLKHGSRLIGRWMKDNNDGTTEIFAIWKYDSYDQYKDIESKIRNDKIHVNRIHDWYEKHGGREYVLQKYILELKNEELVYTVK